One stretch of Nitratiruptor tergarcus DSM 16512 DNA includes these proteins:
- a CDS encoding sensor histidine kinase produces MNRSEKESLLKNFILFFLLLEILLSIIFIFYYNDKIQDIKQLLLKRMQVCSYTLQCKDFQYDFLAKKKSLMTNRLYTTPKELYALYPIPNSKKYLLKVSYSHKNFQKEIGKLKQNIIYLFIFASLIILGISFLLTLYTLRPIREALHINQEFIKDILHDFNTPISSMLINLSMLKRECKSPFISRIEQSLNTIVALQDNLKLFLKNIKPDKTKVSLNTLLKERVEYFRSLYPDLTFSLIAKEDLSLMTQKELFIRIIDNLLSNACKYNKKGGFVKIYIEKNRIIIEDNGRGIKNSQKVFDRFYKESDRGIGIGLSIVKKLCEELDIDITLQSKPGEGTKVYLDFTHT; encoded by the coding sequence TTGAATAGAAGTGAAAAGGAGTCTTTACTTAAAAATTTTATTCTCTTCTTTTTACTTCTCGAAATTCTTCTCAGTATCATTTTTATTTTCTATTATAACGATAAAATACAAGATATCAAACAGCTTTTGCTCAAAAGAATGCAAGTTTGTAGCTATACATTGCAATGCAAAGATTTCCAGTACGATTTTTTAGCAAAGAAAAAAAGCCTTATGACAAACCGCCTCTACACTACTCCAAAAGAACTCTATGCTCTTTATCCCATACCTAATTCAAAAAAATATCTCCTCAAAGTCTCCTATTCACATAAGAATTTCCAAAAAGAGATCGGAAAATTAAAGCAAAATATTATTTATTTGTTCATTTTTGCTTCACTTATTATTCTAGGAATTTCATTTCTACTGACACTCTACACTTTACGCCCTATCCGTGAAGCTCTTCATATCAATCAAGAGTTTATTAAAGATATTCTTCATGATTTTAATACACCAATATCATCTATGCTCATTAATCTCAGTATGCTCAAAAGAGAGTGTAAAAGTCCTTTTATATCCCGCATTGAGCAAAGTTTAAATACAATAGTAGCACTTCAAGATAATCTCAAACTCTTTCTTAAAAACATCAAACCAGACAAAACAAAAGTTTCACTCAATACTCTCCTCAAAGAGAGAGTAGAATATTTTCGATCTCTCTACCCAGATTTAACATTTTCACTCATTGCAAAAGAGGATTTATCACTCATGACACAAAAAGAGTTGTTCATCCGCATTATAGACAATCTCCTCTCAAATGCTTGCAAATATAATAAAAAAGGCGGATTTGTAAAAATCTATATAGAAAAAAATCGTATCATTATTGAAGATAATGGAAGAGGTATCAAAAATAGTCAAAAGGTTTTTGATAGATTTTACAAAGAGAGTGATAGAGGAATAGGAATAGGACTCAGCATCGTTAAAAAACTTTGTGAAGAACTTGATATTGATATTACACTACAAAGTAAACCTGGAGAGGGGACAAAAGTCTATCTCGATTTTACTCACACTTGA